The following proteins come from a genomic window of Stigmatopora nigra isolate UIUO_SnigA chromosome 9, RoL_Snig_1.1, whole genome shotgun sequence:
- the acvr2ba gene encoding activin receptor type-2B, with product MSFSWLTCSLLLGTLCAGYSVGEAETRECVFYNDNWRAEKTNQSGFERCDDKDKDKDKRLHCYASWLNSSGTIKLVKKGCWLDDFNCYDRQECVSMDENPQVFFCCCEGNYCNERFTHLPDLIGIGNRVKIRPPPRVPSMLNVLVYSLLPLCVLSLAIILALWMYRHRKPPYGHVDLSEDPGATPPSPMVGLKPLQLLEIKARGRFGCVWKAQLMSEYVAVKVFPVQDKQSWQNERDIFLTPGIRHENILRYIAAEKHGSNLETELWLITEFHERGSLTDHLKGNTVTWSELCLIAETMSRGLAYLHEDIPSSKGEEPKPTIAHRDFKSKNVMLRHDLIAIIGDFGLAVRFEPGKPPGDTHGQVGTRRYMAPEVLEGAINFQRDSFLRIDMYAMGLVLWELVTRCNETDGTVGEYLLPFEDEIGQHPTLEDLQDVVVHKKMRPVIKDSWLKHPGLSQLCETIEECWDHDAEARLSAGCVEERIGQIARTIGGTTSDGGPVSIVTSLTNEDLPPKESST from the exons ATGTCTTTCTCATGGCTGACTTGTTCACTTCTGCTGGGAACTTTATGCGCAG GGTACAGTGTGGGCGAGGCGGAAACACGCGAGTGTGTGTTCTATAATGACAATTGGCGGGCGGAGAAGACCAACCAGAGCGGCTTTGAGCGCTGCGACGACAAGGACAAAGACAAAGACAAGCGGCTACACTGCTACGCCTCCTGGCTCAACTCCTCAGGGACCATCAAGCTGGTAAAGAAAGGATGCTGGCTGGACGACTTCAACTGTTACGACAG GCAAGAGTGCGTCTCTATGGACGAGAACCCTCAGGTTTTCTTTTGCTGCTGCGAGGGCAACTACTGCAACGAGCGTTTCACCCACCTTCCCGACTTGATCGGCATTGGAAACCGAG TGAAAATCCGCCCTCCGCCCCGAGTGCCATCCATGCTGAATGTGCTGGTCTACTCCCTTCTGCCACTTTGTGTGCTCTCCCTGGCAATCATCTTGGCCTTGTGGATGTACCGTCACCGCAAGCCCCCCTACGGCCATGTGGACCTAAGCGAG gACCCTGGGGCCACCCCTCCATCTCCCATGGTTGGCCTCAAACCCTTGCAGCTGCTGGAAATCAAAGCCAGAGGGCGATTTGGTTGCGTTTGGAAAGCACAGCTCATGAGCGAATATGTTGCAGTCAAGGTTTTCCCCGTGCAG GATAAGCAGTCGTGGCAAAACGAGCGAGACATCTTCCTGACGCCGGGAATTCGCCACGAGAACATCCTACGCTACATCGCCGCCGAGAAGCACGGCAGCAACCTGGAAACGGAACTATGGCTCATCACCGAGTTCCACGAGAGA GGTTCACTTACTGACCACCTGAAGGGCAACACTGTGACCTGGAGCGAGCTGTGCCTCATAGCAGAGACCATGTCCCGCGGCTTAGCTTATCTCCATGAGGACATTCCGAGCAGCAAGGGAGAAGAGCCCAAACCCACCATTGCACACAG GGATTTCAAGAGCAAGAATGTCATGCTACGACACGACCTGATTGCAATCATCGGAGATTTTGGTCTCGCTGTTCGCTTTGAACCGGGAAAACCTCCAGGAGACACTCATGGACAg GTGGGTACACGACGCTACATGGCTCCCGAAGTGCTGGAAGGAGCCATCAATTTTCAACGGGACTCCTTCCTGAGGATTGACATGTACGCAATGGGTCTGGTATTGTGGGAACTGGTGACTCGCTGCAATGAGACGGATG GTACCGTGGGCGAGTACCTACTGCCGTTTGAGGATGAAATTGGGCAGCATCCGACCCTGGAGGATTTGCAAGACGTGGTCGTGCACAAGAAGATGCGTCCAGTCATAAAGGACTCGTGGTTAAAACATCCT GGTTTAAGCCAACTCTGCGAGACCATCGAGGAATGCTGGGACCACGACGCCGAGGCCCGCCTCTCGGCCGGCTGCGTGGAGGAACGCATCGGTCAGATCGCCAGGACCATCGGCGGCACTACCTCAGACGGGGGCCCCGTGTCCATCGTCACGTCGCTCACAAACGAGGACCTACCTCCCAAAGAGTCCAGTACCTGA
- the LOC144202166 gene encoding gamma-crystallin N-A-like, translating to MSQSSGKIVLFEGKGFTGRKLEVCSSCDNFQERGLVNRVNSVRVESGAFVCFDHPDFKGQQYVLERGEYPEFQRWSAYNDHMGSCRPIRMHGEHFRLELFEGDNFSGQHVELTEDCPLLQAKGLTKSCIKSLKVYGDGAWVLYEEPNYRGRMYMVERGNFSSHTEWQADNPKIQSVRRVANYF from the exons ATGTCTCAGAGCTCAGGAAAG ATCGTGTTGTTCGAAGGCAAAGGCTTCACAGGCCGCAAATTGGAGGTCTGCAGCAGCTGCGACAACTTCCAGGAACGCGGCCTGGTCAACCGGGTCAACTCCGTCCGCGTGGAAAGCGGCGCCTTCGTGTGCTTCGACCACCCGGATTTCAAGGGTCAGCAGTACGTCCTGGAACGTGGCGAGTACCCGGAATTTCAGCGCTGGAGTGCCTACAATGACCACATGGGGTCCTGTCGGCCAATCAGAATG CATGGTGAGCACTTCAGGCTGGAGTTGTTCGAAGGAGACAACTTTAGCGGCCAACATGTGGAGCTCACCGAAGACTGTCCCTTGCTGCAAGCCAAAGGTCTGACCAAGAGCTGCATCAAGTCTCTGAAGGTCTACGGGGATGGCGC CTGGGTGCTGTATGAGGAGCCCAACTATCGCGGTCGTATGTACATGGTGGAGAGAGGAAACTTCAGCAGCCACACCGAGTGGCAGGCGGACAACCCCAAGATCCAGTCCGTTCGCAGGGTGGCCAACTACTTCTAA
- the ly97.3 gene encoding uncharacterized protein ly97.3, protein MKLLALALSVVLLFSAGEALTCHRCTPAAAGEECHITMETCPPGKDACAYAEFLRAPHGRYQKCMSKIDCEMLKLNAFINMKCCDTDMCNTA, encoded by the exons ATGAAGTTGTTAGCGTTGGCTTTAAGCGTTGTGCTGCTGTTTTCTGCAG gagaaGCTCTCACTTGCCATCGCTGCACACCGGCGGCGGCCGGCGAGGAGTGCCATATCACCATGGAAACGTGTCCGCCCGGGAAAGATGCCTGCGCATACGCCGAGTTCCTCCGAGCACCAC ATGGCCGCTATCAGAAGTGCATGTCCAAGATCGACTGCGAGATGCTCAAGTTGAACGCTTTTATCAACATGAAGTGTTGCGACACCGACATGTGCAATACTGCTTGA
- the rheb gene encoding GTP-binding protein Rheb, producing MPQPKSRKLAILGYRSVGKSSLTIQFVEGQFVDSYDPTIENTFTKMITINGQEYHLQLVDTAGQDEYSIFPQTYSIDINGYILVYSVTSNKSFEVVQVIHEKLLDMVGKVQVPIMLVGNKNDLHMERVISCEEGKALADSWNAAFMESSAKENQTAVEVFRRMILEAEKMEGGAQPGKTSCAVM from the exons ATGCCGCAGCCCAAGTCACGAAAGCTCGCCATCCTCGGCTACCGATCCGTAG GAAAGTCGTCTTTGACCATTCAGTTTGTTGAGGGTCAATTTGTCGACTCCTATGACCCAACAATAGAAAACA CGTTCACTAAAATGATCACGATAAATGGCCAGGAATATCATCTTCAGCTGGTGGACACAGCAGGACAG GATGAGTACTCCATTTTCCCACAAACGTACTCCATCGACATCAACGGCTACATCCTGGTCTACTCCGTTACATCCAATAAAAG tttCGAAGTAGTCCAGGTTATTCATGAAAAACTGCTGGACATGGTGGGCAAAGTACA AGTTCCCATTATGCTTGTTGGAAATAAAAATGATCTGCACATGGAAAG AGTAATCAGCTGCGAGGAAGGGAAAGCATTAGCCGACTCCTGGAACGCTGCCTTCATGGAATCCTCGGCCAAAGAGAACCAG ACGGCCGTGGAGGTCTTCCGCCGAATGATCCTGGAGGCCGAGAAGATGGAGGGCGGAGCCCAGCCCGGCAAGACATCATGTGCCGTCATGTAG
- the lrrc30a gene encoding leucine-rich repeat-containing protein 30a — MGGKQSHGFSNKDPGSEANITPGGRKSTNGDQTSVSSAAERIRRTATVHFGYSTLSLAMRGLDDAPVELWELRELQKLNLSMNCLCSLPPALSALDNLVVLNLWGNNLSTLPPEIGLLKKLRVLFACRNRLSEVPEELGSCTGLEVLSLANNQISGLPSSLAAMRNLTKLNLSHNRIVHIPTCVYSMKGLVFLHLACNRLETIADQIQDLVNLKILIVEGNSIHTLPKTLCFLESLELLNVDFNELQNVPVEMYLLIGLRKLACHPLDKGLHIVHNPLLKPIQEVLQGGLSSLYNYLKPT, encoded by the coding sequence ATGGGTGGGAAGCAGTCGCATGGTTTCTCCAACAAAGACCCCGGGAGTGAGGCGAACATCACCCCGGGAGGGCGTAAGAGCACCAACGGCGATCAAACCAGCGTTTCTTCGGCGGCGGAGAGGATTCGGAGAACCGCTACGGTACATTTTGGCTACAGCACCTTGAGCTTGGCTATGCGGGGGTTGGACGACGCCCCCGTGGAGTTGTGGGAGCTACGTGAGTTGCAGAAACTCAACCTATCCATGAACTGTTTGTGTTCCTTACCGCCAGCCTTGAGCGCCTTGGACAACTTGGTGGTTCTCAACCTGTGGGGCAACAATCTGAGTACCCTACCGCCTGAAATCGGTTTGTTAAAAAAGCTACGTGTGCTATTCGCTTGTCGTAATCGCCTAAGCGAAGTTCCAGAGGAGCTAGGCTCCTGCACTGGTCTAGAGGTCTTAAGCTTGGCAAACAACCAGATTAGCGGACTACCAAGCAGCTTGGCGGCTATGCGGAATCTAACCAAGCTTAACTTGAGCCACAATCGTATTGTTCACATCCCAACATGTGTGTACAGTATGAAGGGCTTGGTTTTCCTCCACTTGGCGTGCAACCGCCTGGAGACTATTGCCGACCAGATCCAGGACTTGGTTAATCTCAAGATCCTCATCGTGGAGGGGAACAGTATCCATACGTTACCCAAGACCCTATGCTTCTTGGAGTCCTTAGAACTGCTCAACGTGGACTTCAACGAACTGCAAAATGTCCCGGTTGAGATGTACTTGCTGATTGGACTTCGAAAGTTAGCCTGTCATCCTTTGGATAAAGGACTACACATTGTACACAACCCTTTACTCAAACCCATTCAAGAGGTACTTCAAGGAGGACTTAGTTCTTTGTATAACTATCTGAAACCCACGTGA